One window from the genome of Cryptomeria japonica chromosome 6, Sugi_1.0, whole genome shotgun sequence encodes:
- the LOC131060694 gene encoding uncharacterized protein LOC131060694 isoform X1 yields the protein MKGGLVGVVTPRRFNPNGENTKKGDQAISFTPGKDREIMTEAALSSININAISSKPTCKTRQSVKPNQANSKQTKQEQTPIKVSDGNPTVVWNNAIFQSEEDEVWGVRACSSSSTSESPSQSVAEVSSNAMGNKGQDKKELHSTIAIKKLPSSLPIPSAESNPEARSSSPDVESIASSTRVPIHIKQSAQPIKKVLFSTQNVDQIPTIGESGDHKDNIDSGIEEIEKEISRLTEKLERLKLQQAAKQKNQEAQFSEPQKELSSPKKTGKVGEPQGCIAEEPKSSEKPRRGRIVSAKFLQWDSSKKEQKPFESSKKGKGGISPKIQRRAASLGPAEHLRFSQISVKCKGDEHGVQKSNPGSARKWLRGSDNTKSTDIMRRLSLSPIPQHPIESKGSTLRSAGLGRSLSARKPASTPLKELARSAQWLHPKKLFSASDAKRSINTNTLSLSSKPCPEQPQKPSPSLKNARFVASRYGQALTPSKERAAKTPQSSLSSLRNAHGKRIFPEDELEHVNGKMDNNSYKKRTAAACSPNVRNPQTEKTVVTSRSRTPGKSATRLELKKTGGVLSKDGKSTGTLARYGARETNNQQKGTQNRAVVASISNVIQDNPLERANQESNVPDATTTYVFSAGIKSPDTLERNRMQLPRIRTIRSAAQSPRNSGCIKRAVDSVGKKSFFASEDNIITDLPDKSSEREIVDDIKHAFSFEDEEVER from the exons ATGAAAGGAGGATTAGTTGGTGTCGTGACTCCCAGGAGATTCAACCCCAATGGAGAGAACACTAAGAAGGGAGATCAAGCAATTTCTTTTACTCCAGGGAAGGACAGGGAAATCATGACTGAAGCAGCCCTTTCTTCGATCAACATCAATGCGATTTCTTCGAAACCCACCTGCAAAACTCGTCAGTCTGTGAAGCCAAACCAAGCAAATTCCAAACAGACCAAGCAGGAACAGACACCCATCAAAG TTTCAGATGGGAACCCTACGGTGGTATGGAACAATGCAATCTTCCAGTCTGAGGAAGATGAAGTATGGGGTGTCAGGGCATGCAGCTCGAGTTCAACTTCAGAAAGCCCCTCTCAATCTGTGGCAGAGGTGTCATCAAATGCAATGGGAAACAAGGGACAGGACAAGAAAGAGCTACATTCCACCATCGCGATTAAAAAATTGCCAAGTTCCCTTCCAATTCCATCTGCAGAAAGCAACCCAGAAGCCCGAAGTTCTAGTCCCGATGTTGAATCTATAGCCAGTTCAACCCGAGTCCCAATTCATATAAAACAAAGTGCACAGCCCATAAAGAAGGTCTTGTTCAGTACACAGAATGTTGACCAGATCCCAACAATAGGAGAGTCTGGAGACCACAAGGATAATATCGATAGTGGCATTGAAGAAATAGAGAAGGAGATTTCACGACTCACAGAAAAACTTGAGAGATTGAAACTTCAGCAGGCAGCAAAACAGAAAAATCAAGAGGCACAATTTTCTGAGCCACAGAAAGAGTTGAGTAGTCCAAAGAAAACTGGTAAAGTGGGGGAACCTCAAGGATGTATAGCAGAGGAACCCAAAAGTTCAGAGAAACCAAGGAGGGGAAGAATTGTGTCTGCAAAATTTCTGCAGTGGGATTCCTCAAAGAAAGAACAAAAGCCTTTTGAATCTAGCAAAAAGGGAAAGGGTGGCATTAGTCCCAAGATCCAGAGAAGGGCTGCCAGTCTGGGTCCAGCAGAGCATCTCAGATTTTCTCAGATATCTGTGAAGTGTAAAGGGGATGAACATGGTGTGCAAAAGTCTAATCCTGGATCTGCCAGAAAATGGTTAAGAGGGAGTGACAACACAAAGAGTACAGACATTATGCGAAGGTTGAGTTTGAGTCCTATTCCTCAGCATCCCATTGAATCAAAAGGTTCTACTTTGAGGTCTGCTGGATTAGGAAGAAGCCTGAGCGCCAGAAAGCCAGCATCAACTCCACTTAAAGAACTTGCGAGAAGCGCTCAATGGTTGCATCCGAAGAAGTTGTTCTCAGCATCAGATGCCAAGAGATCCATCAATACTAATACTTTGAGCCTAAGCAGCAAGCCATGCCCAGAGCAACCCCAAAAGCCATCTCCTTCCTTGAAGAATGCACGGTTTGTGGCAAGTCGGTATGGGCAGGCCTTAACACCTTCAAAGGAAAGAGCCGCTAAAACTCCTCAATCTAGCTTGAGCTCTTTAAGAAATGCACATGGGAAGAGGATCTTTCCAGAAGATGAACTTGAACATGTGAACGGTAAGATGGATAATAATTCTTATAAAAAACGCACTGCTGCAGCTTGCAGCCCTAATGTAAGGAATCCACAGACTGAGAAGACTGTTGTCACCTCAAGATCAAGAACTCCTGGAAAGTCTGCAACAAGATTAGAGCTTAAGAAGACAGGAGGTGTGTTGTCAAAAGATGGCAAGTCCACAGGTACACTAGCTAGATATGGGGCTAGAGAAACAAATAATCAACAGAAGGGAACCCAAAATAGAGCTGTCGTTGCCAGCATATCCAATGTAATCCAAGATAACCCATTGGAAAGGGCTAACCAGGAAAGTAACGTGCCAGATGCTACCACAACCTATGTTTTCTCTGCGGGGATTAAATCTCCTGACACACTAGAACGAAACAGAATGCAGTTACCAAGGATTCGGACTATAAGGTCTGCAGCACAAAGCCCTAGAAATTCTGGCTGCATCAAAAGAGCAGTGGATAGTGTTGGAAAGAAATCGTTTTTTGCATCAGAAGATAACATAATTACAGATCTCCCTGACAAATCTTCTGAAAGAGAAATTGTTGATGACATAAAACATGCATTTTCCTTTGAGGATGAAGAGGTAGAAAGGTAA
- the LOC131060694 gene encoding uncharacterized protein LOC131060694 isoform X2 — protein sequence MKGGLVGVVTPRRFNPNGENTKKGDQAISFTPGKDREIMTEAALSSININAISSKPTCKTRQSVKPNQANSKQTKQEQTPIKDGNPTVVWNNAIFQSEEDEVWGVRACSSSSTSESPSQSVAEVSSNAMGNKGQDKKELHSTIAIKKLPSSLPIPSAESNPEARSSSPDVESIASSTRVPIHIKQSAQPIKKVLFSTQNVDQIPTIGESGDHKDNIDSGIEEIEKEISRLTEKLERLKLQQAAKQKNQEAQFSEPQKELSSPKKTGKVGEPQGCIAEEPKSSEKPRRGRIVSAKFLQWDSSKKEQKPFESSKKGKGGISPKIQRRAASLGPAEHLRFSQISVKCKGDEHGVQKSNPGSARKWLRGSDNTKSTDIMRRLSLSPIPQHPIESKGSTLRSAGLGRSLSARKPASTPLKELARSAQWLHPKKLFSASDAKRSINTNTLSLSSKPCPEQPQKPSPSLKNARFVASRYGQALTPSKERAAKTPQSSLSSLRNAHGKRIFPEDELEHVNGKMDNNSYKKRTAAACSPNVRNPQTEKTVVTSRSRTPGKSATRLELKKTGGVLSKDGKSTGTLARYGARETNNQQKGTQNRAVVASISNVIQDNPLERANQESNVPDATTTYVFSAGIKSPDTLERNRMQLPRIRTIRSAAQSPRNSGCIKRAVDSVGKKSFFASEDNIITDLPDKSSEREIVDDIKHAFSFEDEEVER from the exons ATGAAAGGAGGATTAGTTGGTGTCGTGACTCCCAGGAGATTCAACCCCAATGGAGAGAACACTAAGAAGGGAGATCAAGCAATTTCTTTTACTCCAGGGAAGGACAGGGAAATCATGACTGAAGCAGCCCTTTCTTCGATCAACATCAATGCGATTTCTTCGAAACCCACCTGCAAAACTCGTCAGTCTGTGAAGCCAAACCAAGCAAATTCCAAACAGACCAAGCAGGAACAGACACCCATCAAAG ATGGGAACCCTACGGTGGTATGGAACAATGCAATCTTCCAGTCTGAGGAAGATGAAGTATGGGGTGTCAGGGCATGCAGCTCGAGTTCAACTTCAGAAAGCCCCTCTCAATCTGTGGCAGAGGTGTCATCAAATGCAATGGGAAACAAGGGACAGGACAAGAAAGAGCTACATTCCACCATCGCGATTAAAAAATTGCCAAGTTCCCTTCCAATTCCATCTGCAGAAAGCAACCCAGAAGCCCGAAGTTCTAGTCCCGATGTTGAATCTATAGCCAGTTCAACCCGAGTCCCAATTCATATAAAACAAAGTGCACAGCCCATAAAGAAGGTCTTGTTCAGTACACAGAATGTTGACCAGATCCCAACAATAGGAGAGTCTGGAGACCACAAGGATAATATCGATAGTGGCATTGAAGAAATAGAGAAGGAGATTTCACGACTCACAGAAAAACTTGAGAGATTGAAACTTCAGCAGGCAGCAAAACAGAAAAATCAAGAGGCACAATTTTCTGAGCCACAGAAAGAGTTGAGTAGTCCAAAGAAAACTGGTAAAGTGGGGGAACCTCAAGGATGTATAGCAGAGGAACCCAAAAGTTCAGAGAAACCAAGGAGGGGAAGAATTGTGTCTGCAAAATTTCTGCAGTGGGATTCCTCAAAGAAAGAACAAAAGCCTTTTGAATCTAGCAAAAAGGGAAAGGGTGGCATTAGTCCCAAGATCCAGAGAAGGGCTGCCAGTCTGGGTCCAGCAGAGCATCTCAGATTTTCTCAGATATCTGTGAAGTGTAAAGGGGATGAACATGGTGTGCAAAAGTCTAATCCTGGATCTGCCAGAAAATGGTTAAGAGGGAGTGACAACACAAAGAGTACAGACATTATGCGAAGGTTGAGTTTGAGTCCTATTCCTCAGCATCCCATTGAATCAAAAGGTTCTACTTTGAGGTCTGCTGGATTAGGAAGAAGCCTGAGCGCCAGAAAGCCAGCATCAACTCCACTTAAAGAACTTGCGAGAAGCGCTCAATGGTTGCATCCGAAGAAGTTGTTCTCAGCATCAGATGCCAAGAGATCCATCAATACTAATACTTTGAGCCTAAGCAGCAAGCCATGCCCAGAGCAACCCCAAAAGCCATCTCCTTCCTTGAAGAATGCACGGTTTGTGGCAAGTCGGTATGGGCAGGCCTTAACACCTTCAAAGGAAAGAGCCGCTAAAACTCCTCAATCTAGCTTGAGCTCTTTAAGAAATGCACATGGGAAGAGGATCTTTCCAGAAGATGAACTTGAACATGTGAACGGTAAGATGGATAATAATTCTTATAAAAAACGCACTGCTGCAGCTTGCAGCCCTAATGTAAGGAATCCACAGACTGAGAAGACTGTTGTCACCTCAAGATCAAGAACTCCTGGAAAGTCTGCAACAAGATTAGAGCTTAAGAAGACAGGAGGTGTGTTGTCAAAAGATGGCAAGTCCACAGGTACACTAGCTAGATATGGGGCTAGAGAAACAAATAATCAACAGAAGGGAACCCAAAATAGAGCTGTCGTTGCCAGCATATCCAATGTAATCCAAGATAACCCATTGGAAAGGGCTAACCAGGAAAGTAACGTGCCAGATGCTACCACAACCTATGTTTTCTCTGCGGGGATTAAATCTCCTGACACACTAGAACGAAACAGAATGCAGTTACCAAGGATTCGGACTATAAGGTCTGCAGCACAAAGCCCTAGAAATTCTGGCTGCATCAAAAGAGCAGTGGATAGTGTTGGAAAGAAATCGTTTTTTGCATCAGAAGATAACATAATTACAGATCTCCCTGACAAATCTTCTGAAAGAGAAATTGTTGATGACATAAAACATGCATTTTCCTTTGAGGATGAAGAGGTAGAAAGGTAA